A single Campylobacter concisus DNA region contains:
- a CDS encoding aryl-sulfate sulfotransferase, producing the protein MNSVTIYLLLAFFAALILYFQIQKLTRKLDEEGAVPAYQKATQEVLENLSNAEKYPKFCNAIFKKINALRQDILFEDALNSESEKDKALDALEQIREKLETLSKKEDLSWESELFVILDELDGFVRANFKDGENKAESLRDELKREFDEL; encoded by the coding sequence ATGAATAGCGTTACGATTTATTTGCTGCTTGCGTTTTTTGCAGCGCTTATTTTATATTTTCAGATACAAAAACTAACCAGAAAGCTAGACGAAGAGGGAGCTGTGCCAGCCTACCAAAAAGCTACGCAAGAGGTTTTGGAAAATTTAAGCAATGCTGAAAAATACCCTAAATTTTGCAACGCAATATTTAAAAAAATAAACGCCTTAAGGCAGGATATTTTATTTGAAGATGCGTTAAATAGTGAGTCTGAAAAAGATAAAGCATTAGATGCCTTAGAGCAAATAAGAGAAAAATTAGAAACTTTATCAAAGAAAGAAGATTTAAGCTGGGAGAGCGAACTCTTTGTGATCTTAGACGAGCTTGATGGCTTTGTAAGGGCAAATTTTAAAGACGGCGAAAACAAGGCCGAGAGCTTAAGAGACGAACTAAAAAGAGAATTTGATGAGTTGTAA
- a CDS encoding ATP/GTP-binding protein, with translation MINDDLKNKILDGFKYFTNRYAQDITYRKNDETTRRKLSNFCENLKIFSNNIFNGFETVDHGKWQNSGNISKYIWNRYKPFKNESHLVIYFAVLAKPSNFYISIGLIDTKLSDTEEKLKDEIYNFLESECKKIHVDGFKLDKFEFEFEKNIFFAIESVDAFTTLDYTSLLNALTNVYHLTYEKFYKNTENNQQNNSDSEGYKMTDDDKKSTSPLNQILYGPPGTGKTYSTVTKAIEIIEERKVDISENRNDLKKKFDGYIRSGQIKFVTFHQSYGYEEFVEGIKPILGNSETDNNKEIKYDIEDGIFKTLCKMAQNIEGKTSNKFDFNDNINFWKMSLGDSQKPEEDFVFEYCIKNNVVLLGFGDWINFSGCENAKQISKRMEKEMVDFSATAINRLKNEIKNGDIILISLGNKKLRAVARVTGEYKYLDRDDLESFVQARSVEWIFIPDEPIYYEKILYKQFSQMSIYNIKDNLKIDEFKQIFTKDSQKIEKNYILIIDEINRGNISKIFGELITLIEPSKRLGADNEIMVELPYSKEKFGVPSNLYIIGTMNTADRSIALMDTALRRRFEFVEMMPQPELLKDIKIIKNGDDTDIKLNEMLKTINDRIEYLYDRDQTIGHAYFMSLKDGADIEELASIFKNKILPLLQEYFYDDWEKIRLVLGDNGLLKEKEKDRKLLVLDGKEYETDKILYEIKFEAFKEPENYIKIYEQNKMQEQ, from the coding sequence ATGATAAACGATGATTTAAAAAATAAAATTTTAGATGGGTTTAAGTATTTTACAAATAGATACGCTCAAGATATAACTTATCGCAAAAACGACGAAACAACACGCCGCAAATTAAGTAATTTTTGTGAAAATTTAAAAATTTTTTCTAATAATATATTTAATGGCTTTGAAACCGTAGATCATGGGAAGTGGCAAAATAGCGGAAATATTTCAAAATATATATGGAATAGATATAAGCCCTTTAAAAACGAATCTCATTTAGTTATTTATTTTGCCGTTTTAGCAAAACCAAGTAATTTTTATATATCCATAGGACTAATTGATACAAAACTAAGCGATACAGAAGAAAAACTGAAAGATGAAATATATAACTTTCTAGAGTCAGAATGCAAAAAGATACATGTTGATGGTTTTAAGCTTGATAAATTTGAATTTGAATTTGAAAAAAATATATTTTTTGCTATAGAGAGTGTAGATGCTTTTACAACTCTTGACTACACAAGCTTACTTAATGCGCTAACAAATGTATATCATCTAACGTATGAGAAATTTTATAAAAACACAGAAAATAATCAACAAAACAATAGTGATAGTGAAGGATATAAAATGACCGATGATGACAAAAAGTCAACTAGTCCCCTTAATCAAATTTTATATGGTCCTCCAGGAACTGGAAAGACATACAGTACAGTGACAAAAGCTATCGAGATAATAGAAGAAAGAAAAGTTGATATAAGCGAAAACAGAAATGATCTAAAAAAGAAATTTGATGGATATATACGAAGTGGACAAATAAAATTCGTAACATTTCATCAAAGCTATGGATATGAAGAATTTGTTGAGGGCATAAAGCCTATTTTAGGCAATAGTGAAACCGACAATAACAAGGAAATAAAATACGATATTGAAGATGGTATTTTTAAAACACTTTGCAAAATGGCGCAAAATATTGAAGGTAAAACAAGCAACAAATTTGACTTTAATGATAATATAAATTTTTGGAAGATGTCTTTAGGGGACTCTCAAAAACCAGAAGAAGATTTTGTGTTTGAATATTGCATCAAAAACAATGTTGTCTTACTTGGCTTTGGTGATTGGATTAATTTTAGCGGTTGTGAAAACGCCAAGCAAATTTCAAAACGCATGGAAAAAGAAATGGTAGATTTTTCAGCCACAGCCATCAATAGACTAAAAAACGAGATAAAAAACGGTGATATAATCTTAATTTCACTAGGAAACAAAAAACTAAGAGCGGTAGCTAGAGTGACTGGTGAGTATAAATATTTAGATCGAGATGATCTTGAAAGTTTTGTTCAAGCTAGAAGCGTTGAGTGGATTTTTATACCAGATGAGCCGATTTATTATGAAAAAATTTTATACAAACAATTCTCGCAAATGAGTATTTATAATATAAAAGATAATTTAAAAATAGATGAGTTTAAACAAATTTTTACAAAAGATAGTCAAAAAATTGAAAAAAATTATATCTTAATCATCGACGAGATCAATCGCGGAAATATCTCTAAAATTTTTGGTGAGCTCATAACTCTTATAGAGCCGTCAAAGAGGCTCGGAGCAGATAATGAGATAATGGTGGAGCTGCCATACTCAAAAGAAAAATTTGGAGTGCCGTCAAATTTATACATAATAGGTACGATGAATACAGCAGATCGCAGCATAGCACTTATGGATACGGCTCTTAGAAGAAGGTTTGAATTTGTGGAGATGATGCCACAACCGGAACTTCTAAAAGATATTAAGATCATTAAAAACGGAGATGACACCGACATAAAGCTCAATGAAATGCTTAAAACGATAAACGATCGTATAGAATATCTTTACGACAGAGATCAAACGATAGGACATGCCTATTTTATGTCACTAAAAGATGGCGCTGATATAGAAGAGCTAGCCTCAATCTTTAAAAATAAAATTTTACCGCTACTTCAAGAGTATTTTTATGACGATTGGGAAAAGATAAGGCTGGTACTAGGAGATAATGGGCTTCTAAAAGAAAAAGAGAAAGATAGAAAATTGCTTGTGTTGGATGGCAAAGAATACGAAACTGATAAAATTTTATATGAGATAAAATTTGAAGCCTTTAAAGAACCAGAAAACTATATAAAAATTTACGAACAAAACAAAATGCAAGAGCAATGA
- a CDS encoding glycosyl hydrolase: MKAFKFILFVTIFALGLNGAEVSLRAKVSQMIMVGFNGASTKDATFRAMLSDAGYERFGGVMLLGRNVTSKAQLKASIKAIKEKSPKIFIAIDEEGGNVSRMKDKSFDGPYPSAYEVASTLDIKSAYDLYSKMAINLKECGINLNFAPVVDLHDENSPIIAAKQRAFSEYASKVVIYADAFMDAFKEQGILTTLKHFPGHGSSKEDSHKNKSEVTLSKDALLPYKDAISTGRAQIIMVGHLFVKGIDENNPATLSKKIITDLLRNELKFNGVVISDDMLMKGVGDESLSQKVVKFINAGGDILLFSEFKINNQRIADLITQIIIDAVNEKKISKERIDASYKRIMALKAKL, encoded by the coding sequence ATGAAAGCTTTTAAATTTATACTTTTTGTGACTATTTTTGCTCTGGGACTAAACGGTGCAGAAGTTAGCCTAAGAGCTAAGGTTTCGCAGATGATAATGGTTGGCTTTAACGGAGCTAGCACAAAAGACGCTACGTTTCGCGCGATGTTAAGCGACGCTGGATATGAGAGATTTGGCGGTGTGATGCTACTTGGCAGAAATGTCACCAGTAAAGCTCAGCTAAAAGCTAGTATAAAAGCGATCAAAGAGAAAAGTCCTAAAATTTTCATCGCCATTGACGAAGAGGGCGGCAATGTAAGCCGTATGAAGGATAAGAGCTTTGACGGCCCATATCCTAGCGCTTATGAGGTTGCAAGCACGCTTGATATCAAAAGTGCATATGATCTCTACTCAAAAATGGCTATAAATTTAAAAGAGTGCGGCATAAATTTAAATTTCGCTCCAGTGGTCGATCTGCACGATGAAAACTCGCCGATCATTGCTGCTAAGCAAAGGGCGTTTAGCGAGTATGCAAGCAAGGTTGTGATCTACGCTGATGCTTTTATGGACGCATTTAAAGAGCAGGGTATCCTAACGACACTTAAGCACTTCCCAGGGCATGGTAGCTCAAAAGAGGACTCACATAAAAATAAGAGCGAAGTCACGCTAAGTAAAGATGCGCTTTTGCCATATAAAGACGCCATAAGCACTGGTAGAGCGCAGATCATCATGGTCGGACACCTTTTTGTAAAGGGCATCGACGAGAACAATCCAGCCACACTTTCTAAAAAAATAATAACCGATCTTTTGCGAAATGAGCTTAAATTTAATGGCGTAGTCATAAGCGATGATATGCTGATGAAAGGCGTTGGCGACGAGTCTTTATCGCAAAAAGTGGTTAAATTTATAAACGCTGGAGGCGATATCTTGCTCTTTAGCGAGTTTAAGATAAACAACCAAAGAATAGCCGATCTTATCACTCAGATCATAATCGATGCTGTAAATGAGAAAAAGATCAGCAAAGAGCGAATCGACGCTTCATATAAGAGGATAATGGCTCTAAAAGCGAAGCTTTAA
- a CDS encoding glycerol-3-phosphate dehydrogenase produces the protein MSIAVIGAGKWGSALFHAFSENNECVISSRTPREMSNFVSLEEALECEYLVCTIPTQATNLWLKQNYKNKGQKILVASKGIDTANLKFLNEIYEDFVDRENLAFLSGPTFAKEIMQKLPCALVVNSKNENLALKFASFFPSYMKAYTSDDVIGAEVCGAYKNVIAIAGGICDGLGLGNNARASLISRGLVEMARFGKFFGAKDETFMGLSGAGDLFLTASSILSRNYRVGLGIARHERLEKILNELGEVAEGVDTARAISKIAKERGIYVPIASEVENMLNGKDVFESVKSLLGRR, from the coding sequence ATGAGCATAGCAGTCATCGGAGCTGGCAAGTGGGGCAGTGCGCTATTTCACGCTTTTAGTGAGAATAACGAGTGTGTCATCAGCTCAAGAACGCCAAGAGAGATGTCAAATTTTGTAAGCTTAGAAGAGGCTTTGGAGTGCGAATATCTAGTTTGCACGATCCCAACGCAAGCTACAAATTTATGGCTAAAGCAAAACTACAAAAACAAAGGTCAAAAGATCTTAGTCGCCAGCAAGGGCATAGACACAGCAAATCTTAAATTTCTAAATGAAATTTACGAGGATTTTGTGGATAGAGAAAATTTGGCTTTTCTTTCAGGGCCGACCTTTGCAAAAGAGATCATGCAAAAGTTGCCTTGCGCCCTGGTAGTAAATTCTAAAAATGAAAATTTAGCTTTAAAATTTGCTTCATTTTTTCCAAGCTATATGAAAGCCTATACCTCTGATGATGTGATCGGAGCTGAAGTATGTGGAGCGTATAAAAACGTTATCGCTATAGCTGGCGGTATCTGTGATGGCCTTGGTCTTGGCAACAACGCAAGGGCGAGCCTCATTTCACGTGGGCTTGTCGAAATGGCTAGGTTTGGCAAATTTTTTGGCGCAAAAGATGAGACTTTTATGGGGCTTAGCGGTGCGGGCGACCTTTTTTTGACCGCTTCATCGATACTTTCTCGCAACTACCGCGTGGGTCTTGGCATCGCAAGACACGAGAGGCTAGAGAAAATTTTAAATGAGCTTGGCGAAGTGGCCGAGGGCGTAGATACCGCAAGAGCCATTAGTAAGATCGCAAAAGAGAGAGGTATTTACGTGCCAATCGCAAGCGAGGTCGAAAATATGCTAAATGGCAAAGATGTTTTTGAGAGCGTTAAATCACTTTTAGGAAGAAGATGA
- a CDS encoding F0F1 ATP synthase subunit A, with amino-acid sequence MKDLFLFSNFLNSSHAFIYAFHFLLVALIVIIVAYIARSKMQLVPRGLQNIVEAYLEGVISMGRDTLGSEKLARKYLPLVATIGFIVFFSNVVGIIPGFESPTSSLNLTLVLALVVFVYYNFEGIRENGFFKYFGHFMGPNKFLAPIMFPVEVISHLSRVVSLSFRLFGNIKGDDLFLLAMLTLAPWFAPLPAFALLTLMAVLQTFIFMMLTYVYLAGAVAISEHEH; translated from the coding sequence ATGAAAGATTTGTTTCTATTTTCAAATTTCCTAAATAGCTCTCACGCCTTTATCTATGCGTTTCACTTTTTGCTTGTAGCTTTGATTGTTATCATAGTTGCTTATATAGCAAGGAGTAAGATGCAGCTTGTGCCAAGGGGTCTTCAAAATATAGTTGAAGCTTATTTAGAGGGCGTTATATCTATGGGAAGAGATACTTTAGGCAGTGAAAAACTAGCGAGGAAATATCTTCCACTTGTTGCAACTATCGGTTTTATCGTATTTTTTTCAAATGTTGTAGGTATTATTCCTGGATTTGAGTCACCAACATCAAGTCTAAATTTAACTCTAGTTTTGGCTTTAGTTGTATTTGTTTATTACAACTTTGAGGGCATTAGAGAAAATGGATTTTTTAAATACTTTGGACACTTTATGGGGCCGAATAAATTTCTAGCTCCGATTATGTTTCCAGTTGAAGTCATCTCGCATCTTTCACGTGTAGTTTCGCTATCATTTCGTCTTTTTGGTAATATTAAGGGTGATGATCTATTCTTGCTAGCGATGCTTACACTTGCACCTTGGTTTGCTCCGCTTCCAGCTTTTGCGCTTCTAACGCTTATGGCTGTTTTGCAAACATTTATTTTCATGATGCTAACTTACGTTTATCTAGCTGGTGCCGTTGCTATTAGTGAGCACGAGCATTAA
- a CDS encoding superoxide dismutase — protein MKKIVLLSAVLGTLLFAHESHHFDAKAGEHLVIPVNELSEKGDKSVGEVVAVKTNYGVAFFPNLKGITAGLHGFHIHENADCGATEKGLGMKAGGHWDPAGTKMHSFAWDDKGHKGDLPALYVDAEGNANYPVLAPKIKSLDELKGHSLMVHVGGDNHSDNPKALGGGGARMLCGVIK, from the coding sequence ATGAAAAAAATCGTTTTGCTAAGTGCAGTTTTAGGAACTTTGCTTTTTGCTCATGAGAGTCATCACTTTGATGCAAAAGCCGGAGAGCATCTAGTCATACCTGTTAACGAGCTAAGCGAGAAGGGCGACAAGAGTGTCGGTGAAGTAGTAGCTGTTAAGACAAATTACGGCGTTGCATTTTTTCCAAATTTAAAGGGAATTACTGCAGGACTACACGGCTTTCACATCCATGAAAATGCTGACTGTGGTGCGACTGAAAAAGGCCTTGGCATGAAAGCAGGCGGTCACTGGGATCCAGCTGGCACAAAAATGCACTCTTTTGCATGGGATGACAAAGGCCACAAAGGCGATTTGCCAGCGCTTTACGTAGATGCTGAGGGCAATGCAAACTATCCAGTGCTAGCCCCAAAGATAAAAAGTCTTGACGAGCTAAAAGGTCACTCACTAATGGTTCATGTTGGTGGTGATAATCACAGCGACAACCCAAAAGCACTTGGCGGTGGCGGTGCTAGAATGCTTTGTGGCGTTATTAAGTAG
- a CDS encoding TIGR02757 family protein yields the protein MSELKSLLDSHVLSKNTNLGLFEAPDPLQVATKFKEPNIALICALFAYGNAKMIVKFLNSLDFGLLDESEQNIKKNLSNFKYRFQNENDVREIFITLSRLKKEGDIEEILRQGLAKNGEMIDGVNELIKFIYKLNSYRSDGYEFFFGKSFNKEPQSPYKRYNMYLRWMVRDNDIDLGLFKNLPKDKLLMPLDVHTHRVSLNLGLINRKSYDFKAVMDLTKKLREFDEFDPIKYDFALYRIGQSKELETIIKNLNQ from the coding sequence ACAAATCTGGGGCTGTTTGAAGCCCCAGATCCACTTCAAGTAGCTACTAAATTTAAAGAGCCAAACATAGCGCTCATTTGTGCGTTATTTGCTTATGGTAACGCAAAAATGATAGTGAAATTTCTAAATTCGCTTGATTTTGGTTTGCTTGATGAGAGTGAGCAAAATATCAAGAAAAATCTGTCAAATTTCAAATATCGCTTTCAAAATGAAAACGACGTAAGAGAAATTTTTATCACTCTCTCACGTCTTAAAAAAGAGGGTGATATAGAAGAAATTTTACGCCAAGGTCTTGCAAAAAATGGCGAGATGATAGATGGCGTAAATGAGCTTATCAAATTTATATACAAGCTAAATTCTTACCGCTCGGACGGATATGAGTTTTTCTTTGGTAAGAGTTTTAACAAAGAGCCACAAAGCCCATATAAACGCTATAATATGTATCTTCGCTGGATGGTTAGAGATAACGACATCGACCTTGGGCTATTTAAAAATTTGCCAAAAGATAAGCTTTTGATGCCACTTGATGTGCATACACATAGAGTTTCTTTAAATTTAGGGCTTATAAACAGAAAGAGCTACGATTTCAAAGCAGTCATGGATCTTACAAAAAAACTTAGAGAATTTGACGAGTTTGATCCGATAAAATACGACTTTGCTCTTTATAGAATAGGGCAGAGCAAAGAGCTAGAAACTATCATAAAAAATCTTAATCAATAA